One window from the genome of Nicotiana tomentosiformis chromosome 5, ASM39032v3, whole genome shotgun sequence encodes:
- the LOC138892715 gene encoding uncharacterized protein, which translates to MVGLWFKLVIHPYKTPKFDKYHVHGVSVAHLKRYCNQLRGAGGKEELLMAYFGESLTGIDLEWFIYQDMSHWYVWNDMDQDFVQPFWYNVDIVPDRSSLVNIKRKPTESFRENAIKWREQAARVKPPMKEAEMIDYFLQSEDPDYVHYMLAAIGKPFAEAIKIGEIVENGMKSVS; encoded by the coding sequence atggttggtttgtggtttaaactggTGATTCACCCCTACAAAACCCCCAAGTTTGATAAGTACCATGTGCATGGTGTTTCTGTGGCCCATCtgaagaggtattgtaaccaatTGAGGGGAGCGGGGGGCAAAGAAGAATTGCTCATGGCCTATTTTGGTGAAAGTTTGACAGGAATTGATTTAGAGTGGTTCATATATCAAGACATGTCTCACTGGTATGTTTGGAATGACATGGATCAAGATTTTGTCCAACCATTTTGGTACAATGTTGATATAGTGCCAGACCGCTCCTCTCTTGTCAACATAAAGAGGAAACCGACAGAAAGCTTCAGAGAaaatgcaatcaagtggagggagcaggctgctagggtcaaaccaccaatgaaagaggcagaaatgattgactattttctccaatCTGAAGATCCTGATTACGTTCATTACATGCTGGCCGCCATTGGCAAACCTTTTGCTGAGGCGATTAAGATTGGagaaatagttgagaatggcatgaagTCGGTGAGTTAG